The window cgaaCCAGGCACGCAGTGCCTGCATATTCAGCTCTTTTGGGGGAGTTCTGCCCAGCCCCATTctccctacacacacacacttcgcTTCGTTGGGCTCCTTCTTACATTTACTTCTCTTTCACCCACAAGGACGACCAGTAGGACCGCTGTAGCCCtcacgtcctcctcgccgacTTGGCTACACCCCTTCTCTTGTCGTGCCCCTTCGCTTGCGCCCTCTTCATGGGGTTTGCCCCTTTGCCCAACCACCGTCTTCAGCATGTTTGCAAAGTCGATGTTTCACCTGACGGGGGCGTCGAAACGCTCAGTGCGCGGTGTAGATTACCTTCGCAACCGCTTCACCAATAAGGGCACAGCCTTTACTGCTGCAGAGCGGAGTCACATGAATGTGGAGGggttgctgccgccgtctgtCGAGACCCTTGACGACCAGGTGGAGCGATACTGGGATCAGCTGAACCGCTTCAACGAGCCAATCAACCGCTACCAGCTGCTCCGCAATGTGCAGAACACAAACGTCACCCTCTACTACGCCATCCTGACGCGGTACCTGAAGCAGACACTCCCGATTGTGTACACGCCGACCGTCGGCGAGGCTTGCCAGTACTACGGGGACCTCTATCAGAAGGACCACGGACTGTACCTCGACGTCGCCAACAAAGGCAAGGTGAGGAAGATGATTCAGAACCTTCGAAAGACAAACATCGATGTCATCGTCATCACCGACGGCTCCCGCATTCTCGGCCTGGGCGACCTCGGCGCTAACGGCATCGGCATCAGCATCGGCAAGTGCTCCCTGTACGTTGCTGCCGGTGGCGTAAAGCCGAGCCGCGCACTGCCGGTCGTCATGGACGTCGGCACTAACAACATCAATCTCCGAAACAACCCGCTTTACCTCGGTTTGCGCAAGCCGCGCTGTAGCGACGCCGACTTTTATGCTCTGCTGGACGAGTTCATGGAAGCTGTGAAGTCCACTTGGCCCTCTGCCGTGGTGCAGTTTGAAGACTTCAGCAACAACCACTGCTTCGACATGCTGGAGCGATACCAGAGGAAGTACCGCTGCTTCAACGACGACATCCAgggcaccggcgccgtcatcgccgctggCTTCCACACGGCGGTGAAGCTAAGCACGATCCCCATTgatcagcagcgcatcgtctTCTTCGGTGCGGGCTCCGCTGCGACCGGTGTGGCGGAGAGCATCGCCGATCTCGCCACGGTGATaggggcgaagagggaggacaCTAAGAAAAGCGCCTTCTTCGTCGACTCGATGGGCATGGTGGCCACTAACCGCGGCGACAAGCTGGCCAAGCACAAGCTGGAATGGGCCCGCACCGACATCCCCGATGCAGACATCGCAGGACTCAGGACCCTCGACGACGTTGTGCGCTACGTGCGCCCGACAGCGCTCATCGGCCTCGGCGCCACCGGCAACGTCTTTTCGCGCGAAATGGTGGAGTTTATGCACTCGTACTGCCCACACCCAATCATCTTCCCGCTGTCAAATCCATCCAGCAAAGCCGAAATTGTGCCGGCGAACGCATACAAGTGGACGAACGGTAACGCCATCGTTGCCTCGGGCAGCCCCTTCCCTGAAACGGTCGTCAACGGCCGCACGCTGAAGCCATCCCAAGGCAACAATCTGTACATCTTCCCTGGCGTCGGCCTCGGCTGCTGTATTGCTCAGCCTCCGTACATcccgcaggaggtgctggtggcagcagcagcctgccTAAGCACGCTGGTCACGCCGGACGACCTCGCCAAAGGGCAGCTGTACCCGCCTATCGAAGATGTGCGGCGCGTATCGCGTGAGGTGGCCGTGGCGTGTATTcagaagctgcaggcgatgggGATGGCCAAGGAGGGCCTGCCAGACAACCGCCCAGACCTGATGAAAGTGGTGAAGCAGGCGTTCTGGGAGCCGCACTACATGCCTGAGAGCTACTacctggagaaggagctCATTTGCTAAGACAACTTTAACGAAGAaaaggcgagagaagaacagTCTCGATTGTGCAAAGCGCATTTTTtgccttcccttttttcccgAACCCTTCCCAGCTCACATGTCTCCCtccgcgtggtggtggtggggtgcaTCGGCGTACGAGCGCAAGTCTCGCCACCAGCTCGTAACTTTACTTTCGCTCTTGCTTGttttctttgttctcttttgTATTCCTTCCctggcacacgcacgcacacacacacacacacagtgcgctttgctcgtgtgcgtgtgcgtggaggtgtgtgtgtgtgtgtgtgttaaccttctgttttctccctccccctttccttttcagCGCACGCGgcgtccctcttcctctcccctaTCCCTTTCCCTGCGTCTTCTTGGGCTGCGTTGGTGTAGACGTTTGcttcccacacacacacgcacaaagcgcactgtgtgtgtgggtgtgtgcatgtgtggggaGAAGTGGCGTTTTAGGAGGCGGCATCGAATGAAACGCTAAGTGATGAGCCGAACTGGCGGTGGATTAGGAGTCTTCCGATAGTCGCAGTGGTGATGTGTAGTGACGAGCCCGAAGCCTCGAGCTGATCACTGCGCAGTGCCGCATCCTTCGCGGTATTTAGTGAATGTGCGGTGTAGACGTGTAAGGACAGCATCATTAGGGCCCTCTGAGGTCgagtggaggcgctgcttgagaggggaagggaaaccCTGAAGCACAGAACATATCCTTACGTATAGCGCACGAGGATACACttaaacacacacacagtgcgGCACAGACATGTGTGACTAGGAAAAGACCAGCACTATGCTAGGCACCTGACGAGCGCTTCTCCTCGAGATGTTTTAGCGCATTCTCTTTGGGTGCCTGTACGAGATCTTTACTCTCGCCACTCGCATGGCTGCCCTCGATATGCTCCTCTCTGCTACTTTGTCATGTACATGCGCACCGctttacacacacacacacacatcaatCAGCGCAATTGAATCACACATACCTACACActcagagaagagaagcacaaggtCACAGCggacacacacgtacatgcATCTGTGTATACGCGTTCCACCTTTCCCAGTCGCTGCGCCGTCACACCATCCTCCTATATGCGCTTTTTTGGTAGAGTCGTCACTGTACACCTAAGCCTAGCTACCGTCATCGTGGtgctttgtttctctctgacGCTTCCGCCATTCAGCGGGCCCCCAAAGCGATTCCAGTGGTTGTGAAGGACGTgtcacctctccctcccgtAGCGTGCTGGCCTTGGGAGCACCTACGGCACAGCAGCCTCATCGattgcggcagtggcagagaCATAAACCGGGTGTGGTCAATGAGCCAAAATTGCAGGTCCGCTTACGACGTGCTAGCCCGCATGtcagacgaggaggatgacgacGTGCCAGAGGACCTAGAGCTGACATTCGTGCCTGCCTCCAAGCGATCTGGGCTGGCGACGTCACGTGTCGTCGGCCACCACGCTAGCAGTTCGACACCTTGCACGCTGACCTCCTCGACGGGTAGCAGCGCCACGGTCAGAGACCTTAAGCCACGCTCAGAGACGGTCTACGAGCAGGAACGGAATGCCAGGGTTCGTCAGCTTCTCGCCGAGCGTCAGGGCACAACGCAAGACGTCGCCTTTTCGCTGGATATGTTTGAAGCACCGCTACAGGGCCCATACACTGGGGCTAACTATCCGGGGATGACAGGCCCTTCCGCCTCACCGTCTCCGTCTGCGCTGTACAGCCGGGAAGGTCAGCCGCCGGGCCTCTCGCAGTACcgcggccgtggcggcgcagaggGCAGTGGGAAAGTAGGAtctggtggtggaggcggcccCCGCCGGTACCGGATGCCGAATCCGAACATGTCGGAGGAGGAACAGACGCGCTACATTCGGCACCGCCGCAACATGGCTGTCATCCGCAACGCACTGCGCGAAGTTGATCCCGACACGCTCGAGTATATGCAGGTGACCCAGGCACCAGATCCGCTACCCCTCAGCAGAGACCGTGACGGCTTCCCAAGACCCCACTCTATCGCCAACCGTGGCCGCGGTAGCTTCGACATTGGCAGTGCTCGTAGCACGTCGTCGTACCgcggcgggggcggcggttGTGGAATGCGCGGCCGCGGTGGGAACGGCTTCTCATCTTACTCTGCCGGCCGTGGTGCAGGCAGCCCTCGGGGCGATGGAAtcggccgcggtggtggtggcggcggcagctcagCACCCTTCAGTCCCTATTAGTGAAAACAGGACAGTAAATTCAGCACATACCTTTGACATCTAtgcgtgggcgtgcgtgctgATATGCACATATggcactcctcctctcttctcttccagTCTtatcctcttcttcttcctcattcATGAGTTGACGGTCACGTTtaaggaaggaggggaatgCAAAAAAATACTCACtctgtgcagcgctgcatgTACTCATGTGGATGTCAGTCTGTCTATGCCTGTGGACACACGGGCACGGACACGAACACGTGTTGACATTCCTACACAAACTGAAGGACAAAGCCAAGTGGAGAGTGGACATACCGGCAACGTTTCACTGGTGCTTGTGTTCCCAATGAAGTCCTCTTTGACCTCCAGCGGTGCTACAGTGGGCCCCCgcctcgcccctccccctcttcccgcGCATCTGCGCTtacaacacgcacgcatgcacggtGCACTTGAGCtgccatctctctctctctctttttctcttatCCTTCGTACTTCCTCTCCTCAAACAGACTTCCAGGGTGCCCCTTGATAGTTGAAAGAGcaaaaaaacgagagaacGTGTggtcgcgcgcgcgcacgcacatccgCCATGAACTCAAGCGGTGATGCTCCGCCGCACAAGCGCCTCGCTTCAGAGCAGTTCAAGCGTGACAACGACACTCATGTCGGTGCTCGAGAACACACCAACGGCGCTTCAGCGCTaagcgcacgtgcacgctTTCTGCGAGAGCTAGAGCAGTACGCGAGTGATGATGACGACTATGGTGGCAACATGGGCACCACTGTCGCTTCTGCAGGGCCGGTACGGCGGATGGGCCACGCCAACGGAGCCCCGCAGAGCAGCTCTGCATGTCCACGGGCACCAACCACGCACGCAGCTACACCGTCTGTCGGCCTACCAAGCAGAGCCGACTTCTTCTTCGGTGAAGAAGGTGACGTGCACGATGAAGCGGACGAGGACGCCGTCGGTGATGATGCGGTGGGGAACACGGCACCTGCTGCCTCGTCAACGAGCTTCTTCACCGGTGCCTCCACCAACACCAGCGACACAaacggtggcagcgcggcaccGTCTCGTGTTGGaatgcagctgctgcatcgcatgCACGCGCTCAACACATCGAgtgaccaccgccgcagcgcccgTGATGCAGCCGCCAACCCCGCTGCAACCGGTGAAAAGGGGGTACACCACATTCCATTCACACAGACGTCATCTGGTGACTTCACGGTTGTTCACACGTATGTGCCACTGAGCACGGGCGGCTTCCTGAGCACGGCCAACGCGGCGCATGACACGATGGAAGGACATCAGGTGCGCATCGGTGatattctctctctgcggAAGCCcctcagcggcgccgaccCATCACCGAGCCACGCAGTGACGAGTACAACTACATCTTCCCCTCCAACTTCAACTGCACCTTCCACCCTCACCACCGActcggcagtggcggcggtcgcGCAGAAGGTGATGAGTCACTTCAGGAGCGCCGCCAGCCTCACCCCCGAGGAGCGGAAGTACGGGCGGCAGCTCACCGCGGACATGATGCATTCCCTCTTTGAGGTGACGCGGGTGGACCAGCAGGGGCGCAGCATCGAGGCGCTCTTCCTGGACGGTACACGCGCGAAAGTGTCCTTCTTCGAGGTGCGGCCGGCAGGGTACGTTGAGCAAAGGATGTACGCGGTGTGGAAGGCCGACCCAGCAAGTCGCCCCGTGACCATCATCCACAGCAACGCATCGACACCAACCACGCCGTCGGCTCCAAACGGAGCCGTGGTGCCGTCCTCTTCGCCATCGCCTGCGCTTCAGCCGCCACCCTCAGTGACCGCCGCGGCGTGGTGGGTAATCCCGCATCTTCTCGTGCGGCTCACGGCGGAGGCAGCCGGTGACTGGTGCGGCAAAAAGTGCGTCGTCAAGTCCGTGCAACGAAACGAAAACCGTATCCGGCTGACGGAatgggtggaggggagcagcagcggtgagaGTGGCAGCAGGAGCGTCCACAACTCCGGTAAGTTAACGGTTGCTGCAGCCGAAATGCGAGAGCTGATAGGGGTGGACGGACTTGAGACAGTGGTCCCTAAGAAGGGTGGCCGTGCCATGGTGGTACTGGGGAACCGGCGAGGCGAGATGTGCACTATCCGAAACCGCGTTCGTGGCGCCGATGGTGAATTGATGGCTGTCGAGGTAGAGATTAGCCGGACAAAGGAGGTGATGACGCTGCAGGCGGACGAGCTGTGTGCCCTGGCGCGATGAGCCTCTCACcgtttctccctctcctctttctatCACCGATgccggtggctgctgctgccctggACGTCTCCTTTGCTCCTCTCGCCCCCACTTGTTTCGCCCATCACTTATTTGCTTGTAGTCCTGACTCTGAAACCGGCTCCCTCGTTCAccagagggaagagaagaggcgcacagaGCGCGTTTGCTGGAGACCATGACTGCGctctcaccaccactccccAACCCCTCGCCTCGTGGCAAGGCGCGCGCGTACAGGCATGCCTGCACATTCCCTCTGTCAGCCAAACGATGATGCACGCATCTCTGCATGCAGGCACGCTAACAAACAGTGCGGCGCGAGCACCAACACAGACAGGCAAACAGATGCGCCCTAATCTCCCCACACTCGTTTCTCAAGGGCAGCCACCACTTCTTCACACTTCTTAGGCCCTCCTATATGACAACGGCAGCCccattccccctccccctcttccttcggTTTGGCTGCAAGTGTGTTCAATCCTGCTCCATATCGCTTGCACTGCGGATGTGACCTCAACAGACAAACTGCTGATGCCCTACACTCATCTCcattcctccctctcttctctctctctctctccctctctggaCCTCCTCTGAGGAATACGCTGTACACCGtggcacccacacacatgcagcaGGACGCAATGGCATCGCCGTGACACGCAGGCCCCCCATAGGCGCtccgtccccctccccctcttcctcctcctcccatcTTCCATGCGCGTGTACAACGCCTCTATGAGACACCCACTCGCGCAAACAAGCACAGCACTCGTCTCTCGTCGATGGCGGTCGCATCATCCTCGCTGCCATCGACTTGCATCATCGATGCAACCATGCACTTTGAAGGCCGTCGTGGACGTCGAACATTTCCCGAGAAGAACGCCTCGCAGATTCGGTTTGGGGGCGCTGCCACCAACAGTCATCTAgaagagcaagagggagTGGTGCGGCGACAGGCCCAAGCACCTGCACCGGTCTCatggcagcaccagcaggagCGGCCAGCGCGACGACCGCGCGGCCCGGGGACGACGTTTGCCGCGCACATAGAGGCGAATGGTtttccagctgctgccttgcggcgcagcgcccgCGTCGATGTCGCGCCCGAGTGTTTGTACCAGTATGACACCAGCAAGCTGCACACGCATAAGAGGCTGACTCAGATGCCGAACCGCGTAAAGCAGTGCACCCGCACCCTGCAGCTGTTTCTGCAGCCGCAGGAGCAGGTTGCGCggtctgcagcggctgctgcgatgcTTGGTGAGTCACAGGatgggctgctgctctcttctctctatcCATCTCTGCAGGGACAAGCGCACAGGAGAGACCCACGAATAATTGTCGACGCGGCCAGGACCTCATCCAGGTCAGTTACTGACTCTGCGCCGCATGATAGCGCCACGATGGCTGCCTGTCGTCCTTGCCTTCCCTGGGCGTCTACCGAGGACCTCGACCACTCGCCTCTGTCCAGGGAGGCTGAGTCAGCCGATCAACAGTGGCTGCTAGAGTACCTCGATCAGCGTGAGTTCGATAGGCTGCGTGAGGCATGCCACCCAGTGGAGAGACATGTGGACGCAGTCGTCGATGAGGACGCACGAGCTCAGTACGGTCAAGTTGCCGTCCCCACGCTGCCGTCTGGTGTGACACCGCTGTCTTTCCGCCATGTCGACAGCGCCAACATCGCTGCAATCGCTCCTCCACAGCGGCGTCGAGCAAAAcgtcgcagcggcggacgtgatgacggcgacggcgccatgTATGCACATCCACTGAAAAGCCGTGACCGGCAACCGTGGGAGCGCGAGTATGCGCCCGAAGCGCACACAACTCCCCCTCGCACCCGATCATCCCACCGTGCATCGGTGCAGAATGTGGGCGCAGAGGAGAACAGGGAAGTCAATCACGATCGCAACAGCCGAGTGGATAACACATCCACAAACACTTGTGGCGAAGGCATGTACACGCCTAACGGGCACTGTACCTCCAGCTCACATCCTCGACAAATCATGGGCCCCTACACCAGCGTCTTTGACAGAGCTGAGGTTCACCAAGAACCACCTAAGCGCGCCACTCGTATCGTCCCGCGAACTGGGGGAGTGGCATCAGCCACTCCCCCAGTTCCCCGTACCTCCGCCTGGTTTGTGCCCCTGCGTAGGGACCGTGTTGTGTCGCCCACGTATCGCAGTAGAAGCGGCGACGACGTTCGCGCATCGTATTCATTtcgggaagagaaggtgcgACAAGCTGACCAATGTCAGACCCACGCCTCAGTAACGTCACCAGTGCTGCGCCGTAGCCCGTCCTTCATCACAGTGCCTCCCACAGTGCGAtggtcaccgccaccgccacagcgcaATCTGTCCACTACGGCGGAGGCAAGGCCAGCAAcagcctcctcttccacctctgcTCGCACACGAGCGATGGTTACACTTCACGACGTCTGCGCATATCAGCAGTCGCGGGCACCCTCtttgcagcaacagcggcactgGAGGCCGACAGGCAGCGCCTCCCCGTCTCCACTCgtcttcgcctcctctgcaTGCGCACAAGGACGAGACAAcacagcgccgacgctgcgAGACGTGTATCGTGCGTTAAGAACCTCCGCAGCGGTGATGTGAGCAAGAGATGGAGCGAaactggcggtggcggcgtctAGTATCGACCACTCGCAGCTGAGGCAGACGCCGTCAGGGTACGCTTCTATTGGCAGTGGTACAGCGCCAgctacacacgcgcacatgctGTGGTGAAAGACGAGGCATTGGTTTCTTGCTCTTGTCCGagtatgtctgtgtgttggCGCGGCGCTTTATCACCGcccatctccccctcccccctccctctctacctccTTCGCTTCGATTTTGTTACTGTTGCCTCTACCGCGCACAGACAGCAGCCGCTTGGCCGTGTCTGCACGTGGGTCGGCGACGCTTAGAGCCACTCTTGCGTAAGGTGCTTACTGCcactcgcctccccctccccacctcaaCGATGCACCCCTCGGTAGCTACAGTTGAGGAGCGGTATCGAAGGTACACAGCAGCTCACAGCGCGAGGACATACGCGCGCTCGACGGCTGCATTGCTGGATGCGATTTGCGCGTCTCCTGCTTCCCTGTCGCTCACCAGAGAGGGTGAGAATTGTATCTCACGATGGGCACcacgccaccccccccctcccatcaTGGCACACCGCCTCATTGCCATCCCTCGCTCGCCTCACCCACACGCCCGTTCTAAtctgcgcgctctctctctctcttgttggGTCATCTGCCACTGCACCTCAACAAAGTTGCGTCACCCGCCGCACTCgcacccgcacccgcacacccCCAAAGGCAACCGCATCCGCAGCGGAAACAGCAAAAAGGCAGGCACGCATGTCTAACCCGAGGCAGGGCGGACAGCAGCAAAGCGCTCCTCGTcaaggggggtggggaagtAGGCCGGCCGCGGTCAATGCACAGTTGGATGTAGAGCGTATGAGGAGGAGTACACTGGCGACGCCCTCTCGGCCTCCACCCTCCGACCAGCACCACCCACAGCGCAACACGGTGGCGGCCGCAGAatcagccgccgccacgtccacacccggcggcggtgccttCTGGATTGCCCCGCAGCCGTTTGACGCGTACATCGTTCTGGACTTGGAGGCGACGTGTGAGGCGGGCCGACGCATCACAGACCCCGAGGTGATCGAGTTCCCGATGGTCCTGGTCGACCCTCGTACCGCAACACAGGTAGCGGAGTTCCAGCGATATGTGCGACCAGTGAAAAATCCCATGCTCTCGCGCTTCTGCACCGAACTGACGGGCATCACGCAAGACATGGTAAGCCACCGCGACCCGTTCCCTGTGGTGTACTGCGAGGCACTGCAGTTTCTGGCCAAGGCCGGACTCGGCGAtgcaccgccactgcgcaGCTACTGCGTTGTCACGTGCGGCGACTGGGACCTGAAGACAATGCTGCCGTCACAGATACGTATCAGCGGGCAGCAAGGCACGCCTCTCTCATTccagcggtggtgcaacCTGAAGAAGTACATGTCGGGGCTGGGCTTGAGGGACGGGGGTGAGCGTGGCGGCCCAACTGATATGCCTGACATGCTGCGGATCCTCGGCCTCCCGCATCAGGGGCGTCATCACAGCGGAATCGACGACTGCCGCAACATCGCCGCAGTTCTTTGCGCATTGCTGAAGCGCGGCCTCGTCGTGGATGCCACTTTTGCTACCGAACCCTTTGAGCGCTGGCACGCGCCGGCAGAGGCACAACTTCCTGCCTTGCAAGAACTGCGTAGCACCTTGGCCGACGGCGCTATACAGCACTCAAGGGAtctgcctccgccgctgtcCCATGCCCGGACAGAGGATAATGCCCCACAAGGggagaaacagcagcagcagcagcagcaaccgaCGACGCAAGCAAGAAAGGGGCGTTCGGCATCCCAACCAGCATTTTCAGCCAACCTCATTTTGCCAGCCCTTGGCATTGATACAAATCGCGATGCTGTGCAGGAGCTTCTCTCCGACACGAatgcagccaccgccgccacctcttcgcGAGTGTTCGATAAGGAGGAACTCAAGACCACATCAAAGTTTATGTCTGCCCTGCTCCGCCATAAGGCGGTCCAGTGGCGAGTGCCCATCACCTCCAATGGCTACGTGCTGCTTGACGACGTCCTGCGTCAACCGCAGATGAGGAGGAAACCGCAAGTCTCAGTGCAGGATGTCGCCAGGATGGTGCGCGACTCTGACAAGCAGCGCTTCCAGTTAGCGTATGGTGCCGCAGACGGCCGTCTCTACATTACTGCCACGCAGGGACACAGCATCGATGGTGTTGAGCCGAAGCTACGAACGCTGACGAGCGTGGAAGAGGTGCCAGTGGCTATCCATGGCACCTACTGGGAGGCCTGGAAGACGATTCAGCGCTGCGGTTACCTCAGCGCCATGACGAGGCAGCACATCCACTTCGCCAAGGGACTCATGAACGACGCACAAGTGATAAGCGGCATGCGCAATAACGTGCAGCTCTTCATATACCTGGACGTCGCGGCAGTGCTCGCGGACGGCGTGGCACTGTATGAGTCCACTAACGGCGTTATCCTCACCCCCGGTGTGGGCTACACGCGTCAGCTGCCTCTCAAGTACGTGGCCAAGGTGGTGgaccgcagcagtggctgcaTCATCTACCCTGTGTGATGCTGTGCGCCACACGGGTGGGCtcagtcgctgctgatgaACGAGTACGGTgtgcagcgcacacacacgcacagcgagagaaacacaccCGTGCGCAGACGTTTGACAGCTAAGAGTTTGGGGTGCGCATGGGTGAGTCAAACATCAAGTGCCTTTCGCTGGGTTTACTTTGGCTCTTCTCCGTTGTTGTCGAGTCGGACTAACGAcgtctgccccccccccactccttcGGATCCCCAAATGTCGCACTCGCCTTCGTCCTtgacacacgcacccgcacaggAAGGCCCTCCtcttgccttctcctcctcttcccgtCCCTTGGCCTGTGCGTTGCGTCCCTCTTCGCtaccgctgccgttgctgcgaCGCACTTCCGCGCCATGTGGCCTGAGACCGCGCGCCCCTTTCTGCCCTCGCCTACACTTTGTCGTCCTCGGCTCCGACGTAACCCACAACGCCATCGCACGCCTCTGGGTCGGCGTCTCGGTCCGTCGCTTTGTCGgagggtgcagctgctcaggCCACACCCAAGAGGAGCGAAATCGACCCCATCTCTCCGCATCTCTCCACATctccacacctctctctttctctggtgCCACCGCTCACATGATATAGCGGCCCCGACACGCcatgcggcggtgcagcctTCATTTATTGGAAAAGTACTGCGCCTAACCGTCCGTCTAGTAGTATATGTTGACGTCGGCAACGGACGCTCTCCCACACTCAgtcccttcttctcctttgccaccCCCTCTACACCTCCGCCTTCCAATCTTTCTCTGATGCATCGCTCAACCAACCATAACACACCGCGCGACTGACACTTCCTCGCCTGCGTCTCTTGCCTTGCGCCCAACGCCGCGTGTGGGGCCATCCACCCAGAGGCCgcatcacacgcacacagtaacgtgcaaagaagaagaaacagaaGCCCACTCGTGCGTGggcccctctctgcctctccccgCTTACAGTGGAGGCGCTACGCGACGTACGGAGTCTGTGGACATCCTTGACGCGCTCACCCACAGGCACGAGCAAGGAGTTAACGAAGCGACGCTGAGCGCGCCTCTGACAGAGCCCCACACTGGCTCTTTATCGGCGTATGCTGTTGCTTTGCTTTCCTTCGCTATCCACTACCTAGCATGGCGACTAACACGACGTCACTCTCGCTGCCTCGCGCGC is drawn from Leishmania panamensis strain MHOM/PA/94/PSC-1 chromosome 24 sequence and contains these coding sequences:
- a CDS encoding malic enzyme, putative (TriTrypDB/GeneDB-style sysID: LpmP.24.0750), which encodes MFAKSMFHLTGASKRSVRGVDYLRNRFTNKGTAFTAAERSHMNVEGLLPPSVETLDDQVERYWDQLNRFNEPINRYQLLRNVQNTNVTLYYAILTRYLKQTLPIVYTPTVGEACQYYGDLYQKDHGLYLDVANKGKVRKMIQNLRKTNIDVIVITDGSRILGLGDLGANGIGISIGKCSLYVAAGGVKPSRALPVVMDVGTNNINLRNNPLYLGLRKPRCSDADFYALLDEFMEAVKSTWPSAVVQFEDFSNNHCFDMLERYQRKYRCFNDDIQGTGAVIAAGFHTAVKLSTIPIDQQRIVFFGAGSAATGVAESIADLATVIGAKREDTKKSAFFVDSMGMVATNRGDKLAKHKLEWARTDIPDADIAGLRTLDDVVRYVRPTALIGLGATGNVFSREMVEFMHSYCPHPIIFPLSNPSSKAEIVPANAYKWTNGNAIVASGSPFPETVVNGRTLKPSQGNNLYIFPGVGLGCCIAQPPYIPQEVLVAAAACLSTLVTPDDLAKGQLYPPIEDVRRVSREVAVACIQKLQAMGMAKEGLPDNRPDLMKVVKQAFWEPHYMPESYYLEKELIC
- a CDS encoding hypothetical protein (TriTrypDB/GeneDB-style sysID: LpmP.24.0760), whose protein sequence is MSQNCRSAYDVLARMSDEEDDDVPEDLELTFVPASKRSGLATSRVVGHHASSSTPCTLTSSTGSSATVRDLKPRSETVYEQERNARVRQLLAERQGTTQDVAFSLDMFEAPLQGPYTGANYPGMTGPSASPSPSALYSREGQPPGLSQYRGRGGAEGSGKVGSGGGGGPRRYRMPNPNMSEEEQTRYIRHRRNMAVIRNALREVDPDTLEYMQVTQAPDPLPLSRDRDGFPRPHSIANRGRGSFDIGSARSTSSYRGGGGGCGMRGRGGNGFSSYSAGRGAGSPRGDGIGRGGGGGGSSAPFSPY
- a CDS encoding hypothetical protein (TriTrypDB/GeneDB-style sysID: LpmP.24.0770), translated to MNSSGDAPPHKRLASEQFKRDNDTHVGAREHTNGASALSARARFLRELEQYASDDDDYGGNMGTTVASAGPVRRMGHANGAPQSSSACPRAPTTHAATPSVGLPSRADFFFGEEGDVHDEADEDAVGDDAVGNTAPAASSTSFFTGASTNTSDTNGGSAAPSRVGMQLLHRMHALNTSSDHRRSARDAAANPAATGEKGVHHIPFTQTSSGDFTVVHTYVPLSTGGFLSTANAAHDTMEGHQVRIGDILSLRKPLSGADPSPSHAVTSTTTSSPPTSTAPSTLTTDSAVAAVAQKVMSHFRSAASLTPEERKYGRQLTADMMHSLFEVTRVDQQGRSIEALFLDGTRAKVSFFEVRPAGYVEQRMYAVWKADPASRPVTIIHSNASTPTTPSAPNGAVVPSSSPSPALQPPPSVTAAAWWVIPHLLVRLTAEAAGDWCGKKCVVKSVQRNENRIRLTEWVEGSSSGESGSRSVHNSGKLTVAAAEMRELIGVDGLETVVPKKGGRAMVVLGNRRGEMCTIRNRVRGADGELMAVEVEISRTKEVMTLQADELCALAR
- a CDS encoding hypothetical protein (TriTrypDB/GeneDB-style sysID: LpmP.24.0780) → MAVASSSLPSTCIIDATMHFEGRRGRRTFPEKNASQIRFGGAATNSHLEEQEGVVRRQAQAPAPVSWQHQQERPARRPRGPGTTFAAHIEANGFPAAALRRSARVDVAPECLYQYDTSKLHTHKRLTQMPNRVKQCTRTLQLFLQPQEQVARSAAAAAMLGESQDGLLLSSLYPSLQGQAHRRDPRIIVDAARTSSRSVTDSAPHDSATMAACRPCLPWASTEDLDHSPLSREAESADQQWLLEYLDQREFDRLREACHPVERHVDAVVDEDARAQYGQVAVPTLPSGVTPLSFRHVDSANIAAIAPPQRRRAKRRSGGRDDGDGAMYAHPLKSRDRQPWEREYAPEAHTTPPRTRSSHRASVQNVGAEENREVNHDRNSRVDNTSTNTCGEGMYTPNGHCTSSSHPRQIMGPYTSVFDRAEVHQEPPKRATRIVPRTGGVASATPPVPRTSAWFVPLRRDRVVSPTYRSRSGDDVRASYSFREEKVRQADQCQTHASVTSPVLRRSPSFITVPPTVRWSPPPPQRNLSTTAEARPATASSSTSARTRAMVTLHDVCAYQQSRAPSLQQQRHWRPTGSASPSPLVFASSACAQGRDNTAPTLRDVYRALRTSAAVM
- a CDS encoding phosphotransferase, putative (TriTrypDB/GeneDB-style sysID: LpmP.24.0790); the protein is MRRSTLATPSRPPPSDQHHPQRNTVAAAESAAATSTPGGGAFWIAPQPFDAYIVLDLEATCEAGRRITDPEVIEFPMVLVDPRTATQVAEFQRYVRPVKNPMLSRFCTELTGITQDMVSHRDPFPVVYCEALQFLAKAGLGDAPPLRSYCVVTCGDWDLKTMLPSQIRISGQQGTPLSFQRWCNLKKYMSGLGLRDGGERGGPTDMPDMLRILGLPHQGRHHSGIDDCRNIAAVLCALLKRGLVVDATFATEPFERWHAPAEAQLPALQELRSTLADGAIQHSRDLPPPLSHARTEDNAPQGEKQQQQQQQPTTQARKGRSASQPAFSANLILPALGIDTNRDAVQELLSDTNAATAATSSRVFDKEELKTTSKFMSALLRHKAVQWRVPITSNGYVLLDDVLRQPQMRRKPQVSVQDVARMVRDSDKQRFQLAYGAADGRLYITATQGHSIDGVEPKLRTLTSVEEVPVAIHGTYWEAWKTIQRCGYLSAMTRQHIHFAKGLMNDAQVISGMRNNVQLFIYLDVAAVLADGVALYESTNGVILTPGVGYTRQLPLKYVAKVVDRSSGCIIYPV